The following coding sequences lie in one Erwinia amylovora genomic window:
- a CDS encoding endonuclease/exonuclease/phosphatase family protein: MVFLTFLTLVLVLLTLAPLLHFQAWWIRVWDFPRLQLAIMGAGFTLVSLCFSSQHGWALVLALINAGCAAYQCWWIYPYTSFSPKQVKDHRGYSDAPRLRVMVSNVLTPNRQAARLLAQVQAEQPDVLIALETDHWWQAQLDVLSADYPYSLKCPQDNLYGMHVYSRLPLKDAEIQFLVDDAIPSMHMLVQLDEQTDVRLHCVHPMPPSPTESDESTDRDAELVMVGKSVASAAQPVIVTGDLNDVAWSRTTQLFLKISGLLDPRRGRGMFCTFHAGYPILRWPLDHVFHSQHFVLAGIRRLQNMGSDHFPILIDLVYAPLKGQQQESLEKDAADEAEAREIMAATDSTVDEVHVPGEPDKRPLGQVTGIAD, from the coding sequence ATGGTTTTTTTGACATTTTTGACGCTGGTGCTGGTGCTGTTAACCCTCGCCCCTCTTCTGCATTTTCAAGCCTGGTGGATACGCGTTTGGGACTTTCCCCGGTTGCAGCTGGCCATTATGGGGGCAGGCTTCACGCTGGTTAGCCTCTGTTTCAGCAGCCAGCATGGCTGGGCGCTGGTGCTGGCACTGATTAATGCTGGCTGTGCCGCTTATCAATGCTGGTGGATCTACCCCTATACGTCTTTCAGCCCAAAGCAGGTCAAGGATCATCGTGGTTATAGCGATGCTCCTCGTTTACGGGTGATGGTGTCGAATGTCCTTACCCCCAACAGACAGGCAGCGCGGCTATTGGCTCAGGTGCAGGCGGAGCAGCCGGATGTCCTGATTGCACTGGAAACGGACCACTGGTGGCAAGCGCAGCTGGACGTGTTGTCAGCAGATTATCCTTATAGCCTGAAGTGCCCACAGGATAATCTCTATGGGATGCACGTTTACTCGCGCCTGCCGCTTAAAGATGCTGAAATTCAGTTTCTGGTCGACGATGCAATCCCTTCAATGCATATGCTGGTTCAACTGGATGAACAGACGGATGTAAGGCTGCACTGTGTACATCCGATGCCGCCCAGTCCGACGGAGAGCGACGAGTCGACAGACCGGGATGCCGAACTGGTGATGGTGGGTAAAAGCGTGGCATCGGCGGCGCAACCGGTCATTGTCACCGGCGATCTTAATGATGTTGCCTGGTCACGCACCACCCAGCTGTTTTTGAAAATCAGCGGCCTGCTTGACCCACGCCGTGGCCGGGGAATGTTCTGTACTTTCCATGCGGGCTACCCCATTTTACGCTGGCCGCTGGATCACGTTTTCCACAGTCAACATTTTGTCCTGGCAGGCATTCGTCGTTTACAAAATATGGGATCGGACCATTTTCCGATCCTTATCGATCTGGTCTATGCACCGCTTAAAGGTCAGCAACAGGAAAGCCTTGAAAAAGATGCCGCTGACGAAGCCGAAGCGCGGGAGATTATGGCAGCAACGGATTCGACAGTTGACGAGGTACATGTACCCGGTGAGCCAGACAAAAGGCCTCTGGGGCAGGTGACGGGCATAGCGGACTGA